AAGATTCCTGCATGAGGCGGAAACCAAGGGCATTATTGCTTTCCACTACGGGCGAGTTCGCCCCAAGCGGGTTGGCAGCTGCGGTACTAGTCGCTATGGTGCCGGATAGAACGACTCCAGTAGCGATTGTGGTCGCAATTGCCGCGTGCGAAGCCATATTTAGTACGTTTGCGAACGAAAATGCGCGCATTTTAAACCTCTTATTTCGAGTAGATAGTTTTTCTATATAAGATCCGTGGTTCGGCCAAGTGGTGAGCAGGGAGTGTGCCAGCCCGGGGGTCCGGGGGTACCGCCTACATTTTGGTAGCGCATACGCGTTACCAAAATGTAGGCGGTACCTTTAGGTGGCGCGGGCGCGGCGGATCATGAAGTCGACGGCGGCATTGGCATTTCGAACTTCTAGGACGATTTCGGGATAGTGATTTTGGAAGACGCGAAAAAGTTCGTCGGCAAAGCCCTGGCCAAGTTCTTTGACGCCCGCGAAGTCGAAAATAATTCGATCGAACTTTTCCAGACCAAAAGTTAGCCGCCGGGCTTGCGACCTAGACACGGCGCCAGTTTGCTTGAGGACTCTAACCGGATACTTTGAGCGATCGAATTCGAAACTTTCGTTCGCATACTCTTTAAATAGCTTTTCCAGGCTTCGACGCGTTTGGGTCTTGATCGCAAACGACACCTCGGTGCCCTTGATATTTCTCACCACTCCTAGTCGCTGATCTTGTTTTTCGTTATCGAAGGTGAGCGCAAACTTTTGGCTTTTGATGCTAAAAACATCGGCGATTTTTGACGTAAAAAAGATGCCCTGTCCGCTGTGGGCATCAGGCGCAGTGGTTTGTTTCCCCTTTAAAAGGTGCTCGATGGCGTCTTCGTCGGTTTGTAGGCGGAATACTTTTTTGATGTTTTTAAAGATTCCGATTCCGCGATCGCGAATAGTGAATTTAAAAACCCCGCGCTCGACTTCGACAAAGATTTCGGACGTCGTCGCCTGCGAGTGGTCGATGGCGTTATTCAACATTTCACTGAATGAGTATTGGGCGATCCGAAAGGCCGTGTCTGACAGCTGAGATTTAAGATTTAGCTTCAGTGAAATTTCATCGAAAACTTTGTCCTCGGCGAGGTTCTTAAGCGTTTTACTCAATCGAAGCTGGTCGGCGCTTGTGCGATTTCTTGTCTTCGTTAGTAGAGAATAGGACGCGTTTTTAGTTGATCCTGTTCGTTCCAGCCAGCCGTCATCGACGGCTTTTTTTAGAACCCGTGCGGCTGTGGCGCGGCTGACGGAAAAGTGCTTTACGACCTCAGGCGAGGTGGTGGTTGCGCCGTCAGAGCCTCGCTTAAGCCAGATTCGCAGCGTATCAGCA
The nucleotide sequence above comes from Deltaproteobacteria bacterium. Encoded proteins:
- a CDS encoding DUF4325 domain-containing protein, whose protein sequence is MRQKPKLTTNAPFNADTLRIWLKRGSDGATTTSPEVVKHFSVSRATAARVLKKAVDDGWLERTGSTKNASYSLLTKTRNRTSADQLRLSKTLKNLAEDKVFDEISLKLNLKSQLSDTAFRIAQYSFSEMLNNAIDHSQATTSEIFVEVERGVFKFTIRDRGIGIFKNIKKVFRLQTDEDAIEHLLKGKQTTAPDAHSGQGIFFTSKIADVFSIKSQKFALTFDNEKQDQRLGVVRNIKGTEVSFAIKTQTRRSLEKLFKEYANESFEFDRSKYPVRVLKQTGAVSRSQARRLTFGLEKFDRIIFDFAGVKELGQGFADELFRVFQNHYPEIVLEVRNANAAVDFMIRRARAT